DNA sequence from the Daphnia carinata strain CSIRO-1 chromosome 8, CSIRO_AGI_Dcar_HiC_V3, whole genome shotgun sequence genome:
CTTCTGTTGACAATGTTGACTCATAAACGTCCTCAAACTTGCTATCAGGTTCGATAACCAAAATGCTTaaacaaaactaaaattaaaaaaaaaagtcaatcgAAAAAATCAGATGTAGATTAAAATCAATTCGGCGAAAACGGTACCACGTTAAGGCTGACGTTTGCAGCAATTTTCTTTATATCGGAATAATCTGATACAAGTTATCTTATTTATGATTTGCACTGACTATTTGGGTTCTCCAAGAAAATTTAACAGCTACTATGGATCCATGTGACACAAAATTCTGAAAACTAGGCAAAACTTTTTCTCAAGCAAAAAATTGCCTAGAATGCAATgctttttgtgtatgtgttgtTTAGACcaaattttgtgttttcatAGTCAGTTAATTATTGTTTGAAATAGAAACTGTTTAGTCGTCAGAAGGACCAACAAGCAATACTTAACGGAAATTACTTCCTGTTGTTGAAGCCGCTATCAGTTAGAAACGCAAAGGATATGGCTTCCTTCTAAGTTACAAACTCGCGTAAAATGCTTAAAGTTAATATTTACTTGGCTTTTTTTCCCAACACGAACATATTGCTTTGTTTACTATAAAAATCTGTTTTCCACGTTATTAGGTGCTGAAGACGAATGTACAAAGCTGAGTGATAGTGGAGGACCAAAATATGGATCGATTGTTCATTTGAGCCCAAGTCGGATTGGCAATCTTTCTTGGTGGAAGAAGCGTAAAGAGCGTATCTTCCGTAAGAAAACTCTTTTGATGCGAGTCCCAATCCTGCAATGGCTACCGAACTATTCCACAAATGACTTTGTCGCTGACTTGGTTGCTGGAATTACCATCGGAATTACAGTCATCCCACAGGCACTTGCATATGCAACTATTGGCGGACTTCCTCCTGAGGTGATAGTTATTGTTTGAAAACCTCCTGCTTATAAttcccatttttatttgtgtcATTTTCTTATCTAGTATGGACTTTATTCCGCTTATATGGGATGCTTCGTCTACGTATTTTTGGGAAGCACGCGAGTCGTAACAATTGGTCCTACGGCTCTCTtaggttttatttttgcacCATTTTTGGCATTATTTATTGTATactttatcttctttttttaccaTCAAGGTTTGCTCACACACGACGGAGCTCTATTGATGGGCCCAGAAGCAGCGGTTCTTTTAGCTTTCCTTACTGGTTGCATTTCGCTCCTGTttggaatattcaatttcgGTTAAAACTGAATTTCTCTTTACAAGGAAGCAAATATTAACTTGATGATTTATCGTTTGAAAGGCTTCCTTATTGAGTTCATCGCAGCTCCAGTTATTGCCGGATTTACGACCGCTGCCGCTTTAACTATTGGCACGACTCAAATTTCTTCCCTTCTTGGTCTGAAATTCCAAGCTGCTGGGTTTGTAGAGACTTGGCAAGCGGTATTTGAGCATATACAGGAGACGCAGAAATGGGATGCTGTAATGGGATTCTCGAGTGTTGCCATCTTGCTAGCTCTGCGTGTAATAGGAACTTTGGATTGCATTTCAGCCGAGTGTGCTCATTGGCATTACgcaattttaattaatttaattaatattattttgaGAAGTTGTTGGAGAAAGTGCGAATAGGCAAAGATGGTGATCGCACCCGCATTCAATGTTTCATCAATGGAGCTTTCTGGTTAATATCTGTATCGCGGAACGCGATAGTCATTATTGTTGGGTGTGTGATCGCAGCCACGCTGATTAAATCAGGACACGACGCTCCTTTTGAAATCACAGGTAATAAATAACGTGGACAACGTTTTATCGGAAAAATTTAcgtaaaaaattcttttttcaaaggaaataTTACCGGTGGACTGCCTTCTATTCAAGCTCCTAGTTTTTATATCGAACAGGGAAATCAGACCTACAATTTTGTAGAAATCTGCCAGAACCTTGGGTCGGCCCTTTTTGTTACTCCTCTAATTGCCATCCTCGAATCAATGGCCATTGCCAAATCGTTTGGTAAAGTATCCATAAAGAAACTTTGGTTCTAATATTAGatgttaattttaaaaaattttcgcTTGTCGGACGTAGCAAAAGGTCAGCGAATTGATGCCAGTCAGGTATTAACGAAATaacaaattagaaaacaaTTAGTCGCTAACTTTTATTGTCGAAAACTGATAGGAAATGATTGCAATAGGGACTAGCAATTTATTAGGATCCTTTGTGTCTTCGTTCCCAGTATCCGGATCTTTTTCTCGCACGGCAGTTAACAACGCCAGTGGTGTGCGAACGGCATTTGGCGGAATCTACACGGGTAAACGCAATTACCAATTCAGTTTTTTCCCCCTGAAACTCCAATGAGgtattatttatttcataggAGCTTTGGTGCTGCTTGCTATAACTGTTCTGACAccctacttttttttcataccCAAGAGCTGCCTTGCAGCTGTTATTATCACTGCAGTTATTTTTATGGTGGAAGTTCACCTAGTTAAACTCGTTTGGAAATCTCGAAGTATGTGGTAACCTTTAGacgctttttttaaaatatatattctGGTATATACCagttgtttatttattttttccctcttccctTATTTTGCGTTTAGAACTAGATTTGATTCCGCTATTTGTCACCTTCTCGTTTTGCTTGTTTCTCAGCCTGGAGATCGGCATTATTGTTGGTACGGCAGTTAACCTGGCAATGCTTCTGTACGCAACAGCCCGCCCACggataaaaattttaacatttcaGGTACATGCTGCGAGTGTTATTTTATATTGCAAGCATCATATGAATAATTTACACTTTTCAGAACACATCTGGGTTTGAAAATCAAACTAAGTACTTGTACATTACACCAGACCGAAGCGTAGTGTTTACAGCCATAGACTATTTCATGTCTACAGTGAGAAAAGCTTCCGCTCTTTACCCTGGAGTTCCAGTAGTTATTGATCTAAGCTACGTATCGATTGCAGATTTTTCTACTGCCTATGTAAGTATTGTTTTAATCTTAGTCAATAGTTATATTTAACTCACAAGCTCTCTTTAATCACCGTTGATTCGTACAAAGGGTTTCGACAATTTAGCAGAAGATTTGCACAAACGCGGCCATTCGGTTGTTATTACCAGAGCACATCCAAGAGTGCTAACCATTCTGGAAGGCGTTCGGGGATCCAAACTTCATGTGCACAGAGATGGGGTAGAATTGGACGTTCTGCTGCAAGGTTAGATCTTTTAAACCTAGATTTAGACCATTTCTTTGTAAATGTACATTTATGAAGCGGTAAAATAAcccacatttttttatatacttgtTTTTAGACCTTTGGTCTACTTGTGCTATCActggaaaaaatcttaaagatATAGGAAACGATACAACTCAAATTCCGATCAGTTCTAAATAGCAAATGTACGAGGCTGTCATGGGAAATGCATACCAACATACCTGACTACAGAATGTATTTTCGTTAGTATGACTGCTTGTGGCATCAAATGGGGTTGATGATGAACTTCAGGACAAATTGTATTCCATTTTACTTCGTTAAGTCACCAATAAATCAGgaaagtttaaaattttctttgtcgTCAGGTGAATGGTCGCGCTGTGCTTCGTGATGGGATAGCTGAACAGGTAATAAATCACCCCATTTCGTTTTGCGAGCTATTGTGTTATCCTCTCTGAAAACAGAAATAGGCATTTAAATTTTCGGATTGAATAACTAAGGTAtttaagttttgttttttacttgcTATGCTTTGATCGGGTAACTACTATTTCTTCAAGTTTTCCCTCATTCGTGCATAATCTGCATATAGTATGGCCAGAACGAGTGAGAACAGGCCGAACAACTCTAGGCCATCGTGAATCAGTTTCAGACCGAGGACCTGATGTGTTGAACATTATCAGCATTGAATGTGTGCAAAGCTATTGTTATAGGTTACCTTTTTTCAGGACTACATAAGAAAACCTTTCTTTAAGCACTTGCTGTTTCTTCATAAGGGATTCATATTTAGCTTCAAAATTGCAAGGAGTTGAGTCAGCAAATCTTGGGCAACGCGCCTCATGTGGGCACTTTTCAATTTTAGCAAGATAAATATTCCAGAAAATAACGTTTaagtttgttttgaattagCCTTACCGGGGAAAAAACGTGTCCTTCAAGATTGGCTTCCTTACCTTCGTCGGATAAGCTGAGTAAGAAATCACGAATTTCAACTATTACCTAAAATAATTGCATTTGTTAATGATACTCGATGTTCAGCAAGCCATATCATACCTCATAAGCCGCTCGACTTCCATGCTCTACAAACACTAAATAGCCTTGCGATTTACGCCACAACGATAAGGCCATTTGCAAACGTAGCTCTGCCGAAGGCAGTTCCAGAAGAGTATGGGCGCAAACAACAAGATCATATTTCACCTAAGAAATAGGGAAGACAATGAGTAGCATTAATGGTTTTAGCAAAACAAAGGTAAATTACAGCTGGAGAGGCAGGCATGAACTGTCGAAAATAAAATCCTTTTAAGGTAGAAGATCCTTCTGTGCCATCCTCTCCCATCACCCTAGATTCACCCTGTTGATTGGGCCATACTCCTCCTTGAATAAGGGTGATGGCAAGATTGTTCATATCAACAGAGGAATCAACACAGAATACTTCTTTGAATTTATCCATCCCCCAGCATGACTTGGCTGACCTGAGGAGCAAGCATATTCACAACACGACACAATTAGAGAGCACACAGTTAAACTAAGTAACATATTTACCATAATGCTGTGCCAATCCCAGAGCCAAAATCGAACAGATTTTGTGGTTGGAAGCCTGGATCTCTACTACGTATTTCAGAGAATATTTTGTACAGTGATGCAAAATCTGGAGCCAACCTTGCCACTAAGTACGCCATGGCCATTGATTGGTTGTAAACAACTGGTTTCCATTTGTATGCTGTTTGTTTTAcacttcttcttattttattgtttaaagAGTTTGATAGTCTCTTCTCATCATCAACACTCATAAATGACATATCTATAATGAAACACaacaaataggaaaatttctagagagaaaaaaaaatactaatttACCAGGAAAGAGATGAGTTGCACTCACTCTTTCAGTGCATGATACTTCTATTTGTTTTAGCTGAGACTCTGTCAATGGTGGTTTTTTGAATATTAGATGATGGTTCAAACTTTCTGAGTTGTTAATTAAGTTTCGATCCTGGTAGCTACCCAGGATTTTATCAACCGCTTCCTTCAACCGTTCAGGCAATTTTACAATGTTATGACTTTTAATTCCGAAGGAACTGTCTTTTTGAGGAAGTTCCAACGTCGGACAGTTGGAATCTCTGTTGACGGGATGGTCAAATTTAGCAATTGGACGTAATGACGAACCAAATGAACAACTTGTAATATTTTTTGATAAATAACAGCGACTGTGCAATAAATTTCTAtaggaaaacattttgatttttaaaccACTAACAGACGACACGCCGATATGGCAGCACACGATGTTGGATACATTGGAGGAGGCGCGAAATGGGTAAAATTTTGGTACAATTACTTGCCTAATTCCTTTTCTGCACCTAGATGTGGAAGGGCAGCTAATCAGATGAAAAATTATGGCTACAATCATGAAGTTTaccttgtatatatatatggcaatccgtttttccaatttaaaaaaaaaatagaaatatcgGTATTTTTTCTGTTATACTGCTATCACCacctaccggtcacatttccGGTTAATGCTCTCATACACTCACCAAATATTTGTTCCTGAATcagcgctagcgctgtagcgtactggcgcgctagcattgcgtcaaatattcggtttatttcaaaaacgattaacttaatgaaaaaatagctATTTTTCC
Encoded proteins:
- the LOC130703916 gene encoding sodium-independent sulfate anion transporter-like, with the translated sequence MRSWWNLPTKLQHEDHMEESDSTVTLTGAEDECTKLSDSGGPKYGSIVHLSPSRIGNLSWWKKRKERIFRKKTLLMRVPILQWLPNYSTNDFVADLVAGITIGITVIPQALAYATIGGLPPEYGLYSAYMGCFVYVFLGSTRVVTIGPTALLGLLTHDGALLMGPEAAVLLAFLTGCISLLFGIFNFGFLIEFIAAPVIAGFTTAAALTIGTTQISSLLGLKFQAAGFVETWQAVFEHIQETQKWDAVMGFSSVAILLALRLLEKVRIGKDGDRTRIQCFINGAFWLISVSRNAIVIIVGCVIAATLIKSGHDAPFEITGNITGGLPSIQAPSFYIEQGNQTYNFVEICQNLGSALFVTPLIAILESMAIAKSFAKGQRIDASQEMIAIGTSNLLGSFVSSFPVSGSFSRTAVNNASGVRTAFGGIYTGALVLLAITVLTPYFFFIPKSCLAAVIITAVIFMVEVHLVKLVWKSRKLDLIPLFVTFSFCLFLSLEIGIIVGTAVNLAMLLYATARPRIKILTFQNTSGFENQTKYLYITPDRSVVFTAIDYFMSTVRKASALYPGVPVVIDLSYVSIADFSTAYGFDNLAEDLHKRGHSVVITRAHPRVLTILEGVRGSKLHVHRDGVELDVLLQDLWSTCAITGKNLKDIGNDTTQIPISSK
- the LOC130703918 gene encoding methyltransferase-like protein 17, mitochondrial, which translates into the protein MFSYRNLLHSRCYLSKNITSCSFGSSLRPIAKFDHPVNRDSNCPTLELPQKDSSFGIKSHNIVKLPERLKEAVDKILGSYQDRNLINNSESLNHHLIFKKPPLTESQLKQIEVSCTERVSATHLFPDMSFMSVDDEKRLSNSLNNKIRRSVKQTAYKWKPVVYNQSMAMAYLVARLAPDFASLYKIFSEIRSRDPGFQPQNLFDFGSGIGTALWSAKSCWGMDKFKEVFCVDSSVDMNNLAITLIQGGVWPNQQGESRVMGEDGTEGSSTLKGFYFRQFMPASPAVKYDLVVCAHTLLELPSAELRLQMALSLWRKSQGYLVFVEHGSRAAYEVIVEIRDFLLSLSDEGKEANLEGHVFSPCPHEARCPRFADSTPCNFEAKYESLMKKQQVLKERFSYVVLKKGPRSETDSRWPRVVRPVLTRSGHTICRLCTNEGKLEEIVVTRSKHSKEDNTIARKTKWGDLLPVQLSHHEAQRDHSPDDKENFKLS